A single Desulfovibrio gilichinskyi DNA region contains:
- a CDS encoding ABC transporter permease: MISLYAFMGALEQGFAFGLMVLGVYLTFRVLDFPDLTVDGSLPLGAAVSAVAITGGYHPLAAMGMAACAGFLAGAVTGILNTKFKILHLLASILTMISLYSINIRIMGKPNITLLGQDTLIDKFIDMTGLAPYLATPLLFTIISSIALVALIWFLKTSFGLAMLATGDNPKMITSLGVNKDMMIIFGVGLSNAMVALSGALVAQNQGAADVNMGIGTIIAGLASVIIGETIFSTKTITCAMISAVLGSVLYRVAIALALGVRLGSFSFTPSDLNLVTAILVVAALVSPQIKANVLGRRLRA, from the coding sequence ATGATCAGTTTATACGCTTTCATGGGTGCTCTTGAACAAGGTTTTGCCTTCGGACTTATGGTTCTCGGAGTATACCTGACATTCAGAGTCCTTGACTTTCCGGATCTGACAGTTGACGGCAGTCTGCCACTTGGAGCTGCGGTCTCGGCCGTTGCAATCACCGGTGGATATCACCCACTCGCCGCTATGGGTATGGCGGCCTGTGCAGGTTTTCTAGCCGGAGCTGTAACCGGAATACTTAATACCAAATTCAAAATATTACATCTGCTCGCTTCAATTCTGACCATGATTTCTCTTTATTCCATAAACATCCGCATCATGGGCAAGCCAAACATTACTCTTCTCGGACAAGATACTTTAATTGACAAATTTATCGATATGACAGGACTTGCTCCTTACCTCGCCACTCCGCTGCTTTTCACGATCATATCCAGCATAGCTCTTGTTGCTTTAATATGGTTCCTGAAAACCTCATTCGGTCTGGCAATGCTTGCAACCGGCGACAACCCGAAAATGATCACAAGCCTCGGTGTAAACAAAGATATGATGATCATCTTCGGAGTTGGGCTCTCCAACGCAATGGTGGCCCTGTCCGGAGCGCTGGTCGCTCAGAATCAAGGGGCGGCTGATGTTAATATGGGTATCGGTACAATTATAGCAGGTCTGGCTTCTGTTATTATAGGTGAAACAATTTTCAGCACAAAAACTATCACTTGCGCCATGATTTCCGCAGTTCTGGGGTCTGTACTTTACAGGGTAGCAATTGCTCTGGCTCTCGGCGTTAGGCTTGGAAGCTTTTCATTCACACCAAGTGATCTTAACCTAGTCACCGCAATTCTGGTAGTAGCGGCTTTAGTCTCACCGCAGATTAAAGCTAATGTTCTGGGAAGGAGGCTGCGCGCATAA
- the proC gene encoding pyrroline-5-carboxylate reductase produces the protein MSKKVGFIGTGNMGTAIIKGMAGDKNINLLGFDLNKTALGLLAEETGLTQTDTARDLAKESDYIVLCVKPQHAGPVLEEIAPELDESKCLVSIAAGLTVSTLKDCSENRCSVVRVMPSTPALVNAGVFAVCLDDSHITADQASFAREMFKPLGDIYMLAESQFDAFTGVIGSGPAYVFYFIEAMIESAVELGLPREQATAMVEKLFEGSTKLAQQSKLHVSQLREMVTSPGGTTVQALIHLDRTATRANIIDAVRKSYERSAELGKK, from the coding sequence ATGAGTAAAAAAGTCGGTTTCATAGGCACAGGTAATATGGGTACCGCCATCATTAAAGGCATGGCGGGAGATAAAAATATAAATCTTCTAGGCTTTGATCTCAATAAAACGGCGCTTGGCCTTCTTGCGGAAGAAACCGGCCTGACTCAGACCGATACTGCCCGTGACCTTGCCAAAGAATCCGACTATATTGTGCTGTGCGTAAAACCTCAGCACGCCGGTCCAGTTTTAGAAGAAATTGCTCCGGAACTCGATGAGTCCAAATGCCTTGTTTCAATTGCAGCTGGTCTCACCGTCAGTACGCTTAAAGATTGCAGCGAAAACAGATGTTCTGTTGTCCGGGTTATGCCAAGCACTCCTGCGTTGGTAAATGCCGGAGTTTTCGCGGTATGTCTTGATGACTCACACATCACTGCGGATCAGGCTTCTTTTGCCCGTGAAATGTTCAAACCGCTCGGCGATATATATATGCTTGCCGAAAGTCAGTTTGATGCTTTCACAGGCGTTATAGGATCAGGTCCGGCCTATGTTTTCTACTTCATAGAGGCTATGATTGAATCTGCTGTGGAATTAGGTCTTCCAAGAGAACAGGCTACCGCCATGGTGGAAAAACTCTTTGAAGGATCTACAAAATTAGCTCAGCAGAGCAAACTGCACGTCAGCCAGTTACGCGAAATGGTTACTTCCCCCGGCGGAACAACCGTTCAGGCTCTGATCCATCTGGACCGCACAGCTACTCGTGCAAACATTATAGACGCAGTTCGCAAGAGCTATGAACGAAGTGCAGAACTAGGCAAAAAATAG
- a CDS encoding ABC transporter ATP-binding protein: MLTIQKGVKTFNPNSVNEVQALRGIDLQVDKGDFITIIGSNGAGKSTFLNAIAGSFILTSGTITINTQDVTSWPEHKRAGNLGRVFQDPLLGTCTSLTIEQNLALALKRGQRRGLGFGVRTKDKVLFKEHLSTLGLGLENRLTDRVGLLSGGQRQALTMIMATMTRPDILLLDEHTAALDPKTGKKILDITETVVHRDELTTLMVTHNMNQAINMGNRLIMLHQGEIILDISGEDKKGLKVEDLLARFYSLRGESVATDRMLFS, translated from the coding sequence ATGCTTACCATCCAAAAAGGCGTCAAAACGTTTAATCCTAACAGTGTAAATGAAGTTCAAGCATTACGCGGAATTGATCTGCAAGTTGATAAAGGTGATTTCATAACCATTATCGGCTCAAACGGCGCAGGCAAATCAACTTTTCTTAATGCTATCGCCGGATCTTTTATTCTTACCAGCGGCACCATCACGATTAACACTCAAGATGTTACTTCGTGGCCGGAGCATAAGCGTGCCGGAAATCTTGGAAGAGTTTTCCAAGACCCGCTGCTCGGAACCTGCACTTCATTGACAATTGAACAAAATTTGGCACTGGCCCTCAAAAGAGGTCAAAGACGCGGTCTTGGATTCGGAGTGCGCACAAAGGATAAGGTCCTTTTTAAAGAGCATCTTTCTACACTCGGGCTTGGGCTTGAAAACAGGCTTACAGACAGAGTAGGACTCCTTTCCGGTGGTCAAAGACAGGCTCTGACCATGATCATGGCGACCATGACAAGACCTGATATATTGCTTCTGGATGAACATACCGCAGCTCTTGATCCTAAAACAGGCAAAAAAATTCTTGATATAACCGAAACTGTTGTTCATAGAGATGAGCTGACAACATTGATGGTGACTCATAATATGAACCAAGCCATTAATATGGGTAACAGACTGATAATGCTACATCAGGGCGAGATTATTTTAGATATTTCCGGTGAGGATAAGAAGGGACTGAAAGTTGAAGACCTTCTGGCAAGGTTCTATTCCCTTCGCGGCGAGAGTGTGGCAACTGACAGGATGCTTTTTTCGTAA
- the ndk gene encoding nucleoside-diphosphate kinase — protein sequence MGELTFSIIKPDAVANNKIGDILKMISDSGLKIKATKMIHMSKTQAEGFYAVHKERPFFGELVEFMISGPCVVSVLEGDNAIKRYRDLMGATNPADAVEGTIRKAFGAGIEANACHGSDGPDTAKVEVSYFFSNLELVN from the coding sequence ATGGGCGAACTTACTTTTTCTATCATTAAACCGGATGCAGTTGCGAACAACAAAATCGGTGACATCTTGAAAATGATCTCTGACAGCGGACTCAAAATTAAAGCAACCAAAATGATCCATATGTCTAAAACACAGGCTGAAGGATTCTATGCAGTTCACAAAGAACGTCCTTTTTTCGGTGAACTCGTTGAATTTATGATTTCCGGCCCTTGTGTTGTTTCTGTTCTTGAAGGTGACAACGCTATTAAACGTTATCGCGATCTCATGGGTGCAACAAACCCTGCTGACGCGGTAGAAGGAACCATCCGCAAAGCTTTCGGTGCAGGTATTGAAGCTAATGCATGTCACGGTTCTGATGGGCCGGACACAGCAAAAGTTGAAGTTTCATATTTCTTCAGCAACCTAGAATTGGTGAACTAG